The Acidobacteriota bacterium genome segment TCCGATTGGTCCAGTCGGGTCAGCCACTGCTCCCGCCTGGCCTGAGGCAGCCCGGTCATGGAGTCGATCAGGGAGCGGGCCTCGCGGCTCAGCTCGCCATAATTGGTCCGCGAGGTGTTCAGTAGCTGCTCGGCGGTGGCCAGACCGGCTTGGGTCTGCGGGTTCAACCCTCCGCCCGAGTAGGTGAGAACCACCACCAGGAGAGCCAGCACTGCGATTCCGGCCGAGGCGTAGAGCAGGGATTGTCTGTCCATGGTTCTCCTCCTACCGAACCGACGTCACTGAACGGCTCAAGACCGCCGTGGACTCCTGGGGATAGTAGTGCAGGGAACTCACTTCCAGCCCCCGCTCCAGGGGGCTCACTCCCAGGCAGGTCACCGGCGGGCAATGGCCGGCATCCTCGGCCGCAAACTCCGAGGCCAGGTGGATCGGATAGCGACTGATCCGTGCCTGCGCTCGATCCAGCTGCTCCAGCCCCGAATCCCCTTCTGTTGGAATGAGCCCGATTTCGAATTCGAAGTGAAGATCCCCGTCCAGGTACCGGAAGGGTTGCCGGCCGGAGAAGTCGGGCCCCAGGGCAAAGACCGGAGCCATCTCGCTTTCGGCGGCG includes the following:
- a CDS encoding DUF2617 family protein, with protein sequence MPQPSSLSCTERPVENRRPGLAVQYQDTSHRNLRLCLFRQAIDTSRFKVVSSAGLRHLDLDFRVHVIGASHLIQCGRWSELLSCAAESEMAPVFALGPDFSGRQPFRYLDGDLHFEFEIGLIPTEGDSGLEQLDRAQARISRYPIHLASEFAAEDAGHCPPVTCLGVSPLERGLEVSSLHYYPQESTAVLSRSVTSVR